The Glycine soja cultivar W05 chromosome 8, ASM419377v2, whole genome shotgun sequence genome has a window encoding:
- the LOC114423393 gene encoding microtubule-associated protein TORTIFOLIA1-like produces the protein MKHPKPQTQSTPTPSPSSRSSSLSSHLAMVELKQKILTSLSKLSDRDTHQIAVEDLEKTISGLSADAIPMILNCLYDAATDPKPAVKRDALRLLAAVCAAHSDAAAAHLTKIIAHVVRRLKDADSAVRDACRDTVGALAAQYLKGDGGGGGGGGVGTVVGLFVKPLFEAMGEQNKGVQAGAAVCMAKMVECGGGGGGGEAVPVAAFQKLCPRICKLLNSPNFMAKAAILPVVASLSQVGAVAPQSLEHLLPSIHECLSSTDWATRKAAAEALSSLALHSSNLVTNRAEPTLAVLEACRFDKIKPVRDSINEALQLWKKIAGKGDGSPNDSKPSSDGGNESAISSEASDPKKVNLDERKTDSPVKDSSNISSNMDSTKAKAAGISEKAVVILKKKPPVLSDKELNPEFFQKLERRGSDDLPVEVVVPRRGLNSLNSNNEEESEANAKDSKERINSVGNIPNDDFHGSSSNKYRIFERGNDGNSKQRNYDDFGHDRFSERRVNSKELRTKAYDTDDRTENDQREGSANVSGFSKIDGQSEVPFSNNRGNWLAIQRQLLQLERQQVHLMNMLQDFMGGSHDSMVTLENRVRGLERIVEDMSRDLSISSGRRNFAGFEGSSNRPSSKYNGFNDYSSSKYGRGGDGRIPFGERFAQSDGNALGMRGRGPSWRSDMSEGWDHPGYGASRNGQMSSRRAFGGSSADGRSPKSVHESDQAGNRRAWDKAAMPIRLGEGPSARSVWQASKDEATLEAIRVAGEDNGTSRATRVAIPEMTAEAMADDNVGQEKDAIWTSWTNAMDALQVGDIDSAFAEVLSTGDDILLVKIMDRTGPVIDQLSSEVACEIVNAIGQFLLDQNMYDICLSWIQQLLEIVLENGPDTFGIPMEVKKELLLNLHEASTDPAEAWEGVQPDQLLLQLASAWEIDLQQHDK, from the exons ATGAAGCACCCAAAACCCCAAACCCAATCAACCCCAACACCATCACCTTCTTCAAGATCTTCTTCTCTCTCGTCCCACCTCGCTATGGTGGAGCTGAAGCAGAAGATCTTAACCTCTCTTTCGAAGCTCTCCGACCGCGACACGCACCAGATCGCGGTGGAGGACTTGGAGAAGACTATCTCGGGGCTCTCGGCGGACGCCATTCCGATGATTCTTAACTGTCTTTACGACGCCGCCACCGACCCCAAGCCCGCCGTCAAGCGGGACGCGCTCCGCCTCCTCGCCGCCGTCTGCGCCGCGCACTCCGACGCCGCGGCGGCCCACCTCACAAAGATCATCGCCCACGTCGTCCGCCGCCTCAAGGACGCCGACTCCGCCGTCCGCGACGCCTGCCGTGACACCGTGGGCGCCCTCGCCGCGCAGTATTTGAAGGGAGACGGCGGAGGGGGTGGCGGGGGAGGTGTAGGGACGGTGGTGGGGCTGTTCGTGAAGCCGCTGTTCGAGGCAATGGGGGAGCAGAACAAGGGGGTGCAGGCGGGGGCGGCGGTGTGCATGGCCAAGATGGTGGAGTGTGGCGGTGGCGGCGGAGGAGGGGAGGCGGTGCCGGTGGCGGCGTTTCAGAAGCTGTGTCCGAGGATCTGCAAACTGCTCAACAGTCCCAATTTCATGGCCAAGGCGGCGATTTTGCCGGTGGTTGCCAGCTTGTCACAG GTTGGAGCGGTTGCACCACAAAGCTTGGAACATTTGCTGCCTAGCATTCATGAATGCCTTTCTAGTACTGATTGGGCAACACGTAAAGCAGCAGCTGAGGCATTAAGTTCTCTGGCATTGCATTCAAGCAATTTGGTTACCAATAGAGCGGAACCCACACTGGCAGTTCTTGAGGCTTGCCGATTTGACAAG ATAAAGCCTGTAAGAGATAGCATCAATGAAGCATTGCAATTGTGGAAAAAGATTGCAGGGAAAGGAGATGGGTCTCCTAATGATTCAAAGCCCTCATCTG atggtGGTAATGAATCAGCTATTTCGTCAGAAGCAAGTGACCCGAAAAAAGTAAATCTTGATGAGAGGAAGACTGATTCACCAGTAAAGGATTCATCAAATATTTCTTCAAATATGGATTcaaccaaggccaaagcagcTGGCATCTCAGAGAAGGCAGTTGTAATACTGAAAAAGAAACCACCTGTATTATCTGATAAAGAACTAAATCCagaatttttccaaaaacttgAAAGAAGGGGTTCGGATGATTTACCAGTGGAAGTAGTTGTTCCTCGTAGAGGCCTCAATTCTTTGAACTCCAACAATGAGGAAGAATCAGAGGCAAATGCTAAAGATTcgaaagaaagaataaattcTGTTGGAAACATCCCTAATGATGATTTTCATGGATCCTCTAGTAATAAATATCGTATCTTTGAGAGAGGCAATGATGGAAATTCAAAACAAAGGAATTATGATGATTTTGGCCATGACAGATTCTCTGAAAGGAGAGTGAACTCAAAAGAACTGAGGACAAAAGCATATGATACTGATGATAGGACTGAAAATGATCAGAGGGAGGGTTCTGCCAAtgtttcaggtttttctaaaaTTGATGGTCAATCAGAAGTACCCTTCTCCAATAACAGAGGAAACTGGTTGGCCATCCAGAGGCAGTTGCTGCAACTGGAAAGGCAACAAGTTCATCTGATGAATATGCTGCAG GATTTCATGGGCGGATCTCATGATAGCATGGTGACTCTAGAGAACAGAGTGCGAGGTCTTGAGAGAATTGTTGAAGACATGTCACGAGATTTATCCATATCATCAGGTCGTAGAAACTTTGCAGGATTTGAAGGATCATCTAATAGGCCTTCTAGCAAGTATAATGGTTTTAATGACTATTCCAGTTCCAAGTATGGAAGAGGTGGTGATGGACGCATTCCATTTGGTGAAAGATTTGCCCAATCTGATGGAAATGCTTTGGGAATGAGGGGAAGAGGGCCATCTTGGAGATCTGACATGTCTGAGGGCTGGGATCATCCTGGGTATGGTGCTTCTAGAAATGGTCAGATGTCCTCAAGGAGGGCTTTTGGGGGTAGTTCTGCTGATGGAAGATCGCCAAAATCTGTGCATGAGAGTGATCAAGCAGGCAACAGAAGAGCTTGGGATAAAGCAGCAATGCCCATTCGGCTTGGTGAGGGGCCTTCTGCTAGAAGTGTCTGGCAAGCTTCTAAGGATGAAGCTACCTTGGAAGCAATTCGGGTTGCTGGTGAGGACAATGGAACATCTCGAGCAACAAGGGTAGCAATCCCTGAAATGACTGCTGAAGCTATGGCTGATGACAATGTTGGGCAAGAGAAGGATGCCATCTGGACTTCTTGGACCAATGCAATGGATGCCCTTCAAGTAGGTGACATAGATTCAGCCTTTGCAGAAGTATTGTCCACTGGTGATGATATTTTGCTTGTAAAGATAATGGATAGAACGGGCCCTGTAATTGACCAACTTTCAAGTGAAGTTgcatgtgaaattgtgaatgccATTGGACAATTCTTACTTGACCAGAACATGTATGACATCTGTTTGTCTTGGATTCAACAG TTGCTGGAGATAGTATTGGAAAATGGCCCTGACACCTTTGGTATTCCCATGGAAGTGAAGAAAGAGCTCTTGCTGAATTTACACGAAGCTTCTACAGATCCAGCTGAGGCCTGGGAAGGGGTACAGCCGGATCAGCTTTTATTGCAGTTGGCATCAGCCTGGGAAATTGATCTACAACAGCATGACAAATAG